GGCAACAGCTTTCATCAGAGCGATCCGTCCACGTGGCGATGCGGATTCTTTTCCTGTCTCCCGATAGGTAGGACACGCGGGCAAGCAGTAACCGCAGCGCATACAATTCATGATCTCGTCCATGTCGAATTGATGGATCAAACTGTTTGTATTCTCGCATGCAGGTATTGACAGACCATTTGAGGTTGTATTTGCTTGTTCAAGCGAGTTTGTGTTCCGGATGACTGCATCCGCCATGATTTCCCACCACCACTCTACGTCTCGTTTCTTTTGCAAAAAGTTTTCCAGGGTTCAGGAGATGATCGGGATCAAAAGCTGTCTTGATTCCTTTCATTACATCCATACCGGTCTTTCCTACCCGCAGTTCAAGATAAGGAGCCTTCGCCATGCCGACGCCATGCTCGCCTGTAATGGTCCCACCGAGGTCCAATGCAGCGTAAAAGATTTCTTCAAACGCTTTTTCGACGCGATGGATTTCTTGTTTGTCGCGGACATCTGTCATACATGTGGGATGCAGGTTGCCGTCTCCCGCATGTCCGAATGTGCAAATATGCACACCGTACTTTTGGGCAATTCGGTTGATTTGTTCGACCATCTCAGCCAAGTGCGCGCGTGGGACAGTTGCGTCTTCCAGGATGGTCGTCGGCCGCAAACGGGCTAATGCCGACAAAGAAGCCCGGCGTGCAGTCATAAGTTGGCTGGCTTCAGTTTGATCAGCAGCCAGGCGAACTTCTACGGCGCCTTCTTTTAGGCAAAGTTCCTGGATTTTCGCGCAATCTTGCTCCACGACAGATGCCGGTCCGTCCTGTTCGATTAAAAGCATGGCAGCCATGTCAAGGGGCAGTCCGCAATGTGCATAGTCTTCTACGACACGCATGGTCTCCTGATCGAGAAATTCCAGAGTCGCCGGGATAATCCGGTTGGCGATAATCGATTGAACGCTTCTTGCAGCATCTGTCAGATTGCGGTAATATGCCACCATTGTGCGCTTGCTTTCTGGCAGCGGCAAAAGCTTCGCGGTAATTCCCGTGACGACAGCCAGTGTGCCTTCTGCGCCTACCAACAATTTGGTCAAATCATATCCGGCGACATCTTTTGCGTTCTTCCCGCCTGTACGCAAAATCTCGCCATTTGGCAGGACAGCTTCCAATCCCATAATGTAATCTTTTGTCACACCGTATTTGAGACCGCGCATACCTCCCGAACATTCCGCCACATTGCCGCCGAGTGTGGAAATGCGCATGCTGCCAGGGTCTGGCGGGTAAAAGAGGCCGACACGCTCGACTGCCTGGTGCAGATCGCTCGTGATGAGTCCAGGCTGGAAGGTTGCCGTCAAGTTTTCTTGGTCAATTTCCTGCAGTTGATTCATTCGTGTCAGTACGAGCACCAAACCGCCTTCTATCGGTACTGTGCCTGCACTGAGGTTTGTTCCGGAACCCCGCGGCACGATTTTGATTTTGTAGCGGGAACAAATTTTTAAAATGCCTGCAACCTCTTCCGTATTTGCCGGCATGACCACGCCATCCGGCAGCGATTGATAAAGCGGAGTAGCATCATAGGAATATGCGAGTAAATCATTTGGAGAATCGAAAAACCAATCCGCACCGACAATTGATCGCAATTCTTCCTTGGCGGAATTTGAAATCAAAGGTACTACCTCCAGTCATTATTTTTTATACATCTGTTCAATAATTTCCAAAGCGGTATCGACATTTGATAAATGTGTAACAATCAATTTCTCGGCAGTTACTTCGTCTGTCGCCAGAATGGCATGGTAGATGCCTTTATGTTCTTCTAACAGTCGCTGTGGTCCGCCGGGTATTTGGTATAATTTGGTCCGATTTGCTTTTAAGGATGCTTGAATCGTTTCAGCAATGGAATCCATCAATGTAAGAAGAAACGGATTTTTGGATGCGGCAGCAATTGTATAGTGAAATTCCCAGTCGGCTTTTTCTCCCAAAACGGCCGAATTCAAGTCTTTTTCCATATTATTCAATATACTGCCCATCATTTCCAAATCTTCTTTTGTTCGTCTTCTGGCGGCTAGTTTTGCACTGCCGGCTTCAATAATTTTCCGCAATTCCAAGAGACTGCGAATGTCTTCTTTGCTGAGAAAATTCACTTGATCGAGGGCTCTTGTTATTTCACTAACGATCTCGTTGGGATCAAATTGTTCCACATACGTACCGCTTCCTTGCTTGATCGTAATCAACCCCATCGCTTTTAATGCAGATAATGCTTCGCGAACGGCTGCTTGACCAACGGCGAATTGATTGCTCAATTCACGCACGGAAGGCAAGCGGGAGCCGGGAGGAAATTTGCCGTTTTGTATCGCAGATTTCAATTGTTCAACGATTTCTTCATAATTTTTTTTTGCTTTTACAGGCATCAAATCCATACTTTCGAACTCCTCTCCGGCAAACCGGAAATCTGTATCGTAATGTATCGTAACTCTAAATAATAGAAGCAGCGGACGATTATACCTTCGCAGCTCTGATTTCTAGTTGTACAGTTATCATTCAGGTACGGTACTAAAGCGATTACATAAAGGAAATTATCGAGAAAATACCGCTAAGAAAGCACGACAAATCCCTATGTATCGTTTTTTTTATTGTACATGAGAAATCGAAAGAATGGAATTTTCCTGTAATGTGAAACTGTTACAAAGTTTTAAAGTCATCAGGTGACTTAATACATACGATAGGAGTTTTTTGTATGATATGTCAAGTGGTAAATGTCATGTATAAAAATAAAAAACCGGCCTTAAATTCAAAAAATCAGCAAATTCCCAACAAAATATTGAGGAATATTCAAGTTGGCCAAACGGAAGCGAGAAGTTTCGCAAGCTTATTTTTACAGTTTTTGAATTTCGTTACACAATTTCGGAAGTTGTGTTAAAAAATTTCTTGACGATATTTGTCGATCTGTACTATGATCTAGGTGTCAAATCATCTGATGACTTTATAACTGTATGCTTGGCGGAACGAATTCTTGTGAGAAGAATTTTTTTGCAAGAGAAAGAAAACGCTGCCATGTTCGGCGTTGCTGCTTGCAAATGAGTCGGCAAACGAAAGGAATGTTTTTGAGTTTATAATCGGTCATCAGAAATCCGCTCAAGTTGAATGAGCGAAAGAAAGGGGTCAATTCCATGACATGGACGCAAGGGTATGCTCCGGTCGGCGGAAGCATATGGTTGTCTGCTTTATTTGCAGTGGTTCCGATTTTGTATTTTTTATGGGCGCTTGGAATGAAAGGCATGAAAGGCCATGTGGCCGCATTAACAACCGTTGTTCTGGCAATTCTGGATGCAATCGCCATTTTTCATTTCCCTGTAGGGAAAGCGGTATCATCTACTTTATACGGAATGGTTACAGGGTTATGGCCGATTGGCTGGATTGTGGTAACTTCTGTGCTTGTGTATAACATTACAGTGAAGACTGGTCATTTTGATGTGATTCGTCAGTCTATCAGCGGTCTGACAGATGATCGGCGAATTCAAATGTTATTGATTGCATTCTGCTTTGGTGCTTTTTTGGAAGGTGCGGCAGGTTTTGGCGCACCTGTTGCGATTGCAGGAGCGATGCTTGTTGGATTAG
Above is a window of Fodinisporobacter ferrooxydans DNA encoding:
- a CDS encoding FadR/GntR family transcriptional regulator; protein product: MDLMPVKAKKNYEEIVEQLKSAIQNGKFPPGSRLPSVRELSNQFAVGQAAVREALSALKAMGLITIKQGSGTYVEQFDPNEIVSEITRALDQVNFLSKEDIRSLLELRKIIEAGSAKLAARRRTKEDLEMMGSILNNMEKDLNSAVLGEKADWEFHYTIAAASKNPFLLTLMDSIAETIQASLKANRTKLYQIPGGPQRLLEEHKGIYHAILATDEVTAEKLIVTHLSNVDTALEIIEQMYKK
- a CDS encoding FAD-linked oxidase C-terminal domain-containing protein, with translation MISNSAKEELRSIVGADWFFDSPNDLLAYSYDATPLYQSLPDGVVMPANTEEVAGILKICSRYKIKIVPRGSGTNLSAGTVPIEGGLVLVLTRMNQLQEIDQENLTATFQPGLITSDLHQAVERVGLFYPPDPGSMRISTLGGNVAECSGGMRGLKYGVTKDYIMGLEAVLPNGEILRTGGKNAKDVAGYDLTKLLVGAEGTLAVVTGITAKLLPLPESKRTMVAYYRNLTDAARSVQSIIANRIIPATLEFLDQETMRVVEDYAHCGLPLDMAAMLLIEQDGPASVVEQDCAKIQELCLKEGAVEVRLAADQTEASQLMTARRASLSALARLRPTTILEDATVPRAHLAEMVEQINRIAQKYGVHICTFGHAGDGNLHPTCMTDVRDKQEIHRVEKAFEEIFYAALDLGGTITGEHGVGMAKAPYLELRVGKTGMDVMKGIKTAFDPDHLLNPGKLFAKETRRRVVVGNHGGCSHPEHKLA